CGGCAACAACAACGCCTACTGCCAGGACTCCGAGCTCACCTGGGTGGACTGGGCGGGCGCGGACGCCTCTCTGCTGGAGTTCACCCAGGCGATGATCTGGCTGCGCCGCGACCACCCGGTCTTCCGCCGCCGCCGCTTCTTCCACGGCCGCCCGGTCTCCGGCACCCACGACGACCTCACCGACATCGCCTGGTTCACCCCCGCCGGCGAGGAGATGACCAAGAAGGACTGGTCGACCTCGTACGCGAAGTCGCTGACCGTCTTCCTCAACGGCAACGCGATCTCCGAGCCCGACCGCCGCGGCGGCAAGATCGTCGACGACTCGTTCCTGCTGATGTTCAACGCCCACTTCGAGCCGCTCTCCTTCACCGTCCCGGCCGACCACGGCGAGGCCTGGCAGGTCGTCGTCGACACCTCCCTCCCCGTCCTGCCCCCGCGCGGCACCGGCCCCCGGGTCAAGGCCGGCGACACCCTCCGCCTGCCCGACCGCGCCCTGATGGTCCTCCAGCGCCCGGCCTAGCCCCCTCCAGGGGCTCGGGGAACGGCGAGAGCCCCTGCCAGGGGCTCGGGGAACGGCGAGGCCCAGTCTGCGAGCCCCTGGTGGTGCATGCCCGTCTGCCGACAGTTCCCCGGGCCCCTGATGCGGGTATTCCCTCCGCAGCGTGACGTCGCAGATCAGAGGGGGTACGAAGTGTCTCGTCGGTGGTTGGTGACCGGGTGTTCGTCGGGGTTGGGGCTGGCGCTCGCGCGGGCGGTGGCGGTGGCCGGGGACCGGATCGTGGCGACCAGCCGGGGGGCCTCGCCGTTGGACGCGCTGGCGGCGGAGTTCCCCGGGCAGGTGGTGCCGGCCCGGCTGGAGCTGCGCAGCGCGGCGGACTGCGCGGCGGCGGTGGAGCTGGCCCGCGAGCGCCTGGGCGGGGTGGACGTGCTGGTGAACAACGCCGCGGTGGGCCTGTTCGGGGCGGTGGAGGAGGTCTCGGACGCGGAGCTGCGCGAGCAGCTGGAGGTGCTGGCGGTGGCGCCCTGGCGGCTGGCGCGGCTGGTGCTGCCGCTGATGCGGGAGCAGGGCGGCGGCCACGTGGTGAACGTCTCCTCGGTGGGCGGGCGGATGGGCTTCCCCGGCCTGGGGGCGTACGTGGCGGGGAAGTTCGCGCTGGAGGGGATGAGCCTGACGCTGGCCGCGGAGGCCGCGCCGTTCGGGGTGCGGGTGACGGTGGTCGAGCCGGGCGGTTTCGCCACCGCGTACGGGAACTCGCTGGCCGAGACGGCGGCGAAGCTGCCGGAGTACGGGCCGACGCTGGAGCCGATGCACCGGGCGCTGCGCGGCATGGCGGGGGACGTCGGGCTGAACCGGCCGGAGGCGTTCGCGGAGCTGGTGCTGCGGGCCGTGGCGGCGCCGGCGGGCCCGGTGCGGGTGCCGGTGGGGCCGGACGCGTACGCGATGGTGGCGGCGGCGCTGACCGGGGAGGCCGCGGAGCTGGCGGCGGCCCGGGCGCTGGCGGGCGAGGGGGTGGCGGCGCCCGATCCGGTCTGAGCGCCCCGCGGTCCGCCCCCCGGCCCGCCCCCGCGCCCGTTCGGCGCAGTGCGGGCGGTAGGGCCGGGGCGGCCAGGGTAGGCATGCGGGTATGACGTCAGCCGCCGCACGCCCCGAGACTGCCGGCATCCCGACGGCCAGTTACCGGCTCCAGCTGCAGCCGGAGTTCACCCTGCACGACGCCCGCCGGGCGGTGCCGTACCTGGCGGCGCTCGGCGTGTCGCACCTGCACCTGTCGCCGCTGCTGGAGGCGGTGGCCGGCTCCACGCACGGCTACGACACCCTCGACCACAGCCGGATCAGCGAGCAGCTGGGCGGCGAGGGGGCGCTGCGCGAGCTGGCCGCGGAGGCGGCGGCCCACGGGCTGGCGCTGATCGCGGACGTGGTGCCGAACCACATGGCGCTGCCGGTGCCGGAGCGGCTGAACGGCCCGCTGTGGGAGGTGCTGAAGAACGGCCCGGACGACCCGTTCGCGGCCTGGTTCGACATCGACTGGGCGGCCCAGCCGGGCCCGGTGGACGCGCCGGACCGGGGCCGGCTGCTGCTGCCGCTGCTGGGCGACCGGCTGGGCGCGGTGCTGGAGCAGCTGGTGGTGGACGGCGGGGTGCTGCGCTACCACGAGCACGAGTTCCCGCTGCGGCCCGGCACGGAGGGCCTGCCGCTGGCGGAGCTGCTGGAGCGGCAGTGGTACCGGCTGTGCTGGTGGCAGCTGGCCGACGAGCAGCTCAACTACCGGCGCTTCTTCACCGTGAACGACCTGATCGCCGTCCGGGTGGAGGTCCCGGAGGTGTTCGAGGCGACGCACGGGGTGCTGCTGCGGCTGCACCGGGAGGGCGTGCTGGCGGGCTTCCGGATCGACCACCCGGACGGGCTGGCCGATCCGCGCGGGTACCTGCGGCGGCTCGCGGAGGCGACCGGCGGGGCGTACACGGTGGTGGAGAAGATCCTGACCGGGGACGAGGCGCTGCCCGCGGACTGGCCGTGCGCGGGGACGACGGGGTACGACGCGCTGCGCCGGATCGACGGGGTGCTGACCGACCGGCGGGGCGCGGAGAAGCTGTTCGCGGCCTACCGGCGGGACGTGGGCGAGGCGGTCGACCCGGCGGGCGCGGGCCGGGCGGGACGGGCCGGGATGGTCGCGCCGGGCGGGGCGCTGTCGGCGGAGACCGAGCGGCTGGTGCGCCTGGTGGGGCGGATCTGCGCGGAGGGCCCGGAGCTGGCGGACCACTCGCCGCTGGCGGTGCGCCGGGCGCTGGAGCAGGTGCTGACCGGCTACCCGGTGTACCGGCCGTACGTGGTGCCGGGCGAGGAGGCCCCGCCGGAGGCCCGGGCGGCGCTGGCGGCCCCGGCGGACGCCTCGGACACCGAGCTGCTGGTGCGGGCGCTGGCGCTGGGCGGGCTGGGCCGGTCGGCGGCGAAGGACGAGTTCTGCCACCGGTTCGGGCAGACGGCGTCGGCGGTGGCGGCCAAGGGCGTGGAGGACACCGCGTTCTACCGGTTCAACGCGCTGCTGTCGCTGAACGAGGTGGGCGGCCTGCCGGAGCGCCCGGGCGTGTCGGTGGAGGAGTTCCACCACTGGTGCGCCGGGCAGGAGCGGCTGTGGCCGGCGGCGATGACGGCGCTGTCCACCCACGACACCAAGCGCAGCGCGGACGCCCGGGCGCGGCTGGCGGTGCTGGCGGAGCTGCCGGAGGTGTGGGCGGCGGAGTGCGCGGCGTGGACGCTGGCGGCGGGGCCGTGCGCGGACCGCTCGACGGCGTGGCTGCTGTGGCAGACGCTGCTGGCGGGGTGGCCGCTGTCCGGGGAGCGGCTGCTGGGGGTGGTGCTGAAGTCGGTGCGGGAGGCGAAGCGGCGCACCTCGTGGAAGGAGCCGGACGCGGGGTTCGAGGGCTGGCTGGCGCAGTACGTGCGGGGGGCGCTGGCCAATCCGGGGCTGTGTCCGCGGATCGCCGGGTTCGCCGGGCTGATCGCGCCGTTCGCCCGGGTGAACTCGCTGTCGGCGGCGCTGCTGCACCTGCTGGTGCCGGGCGTGCCGGACGTGTTCCAGGGCGGCGAGGAGCCGCTGTACACGCTGGTCGACCCGGACAACCGGGCGCCGGTGGACCTGGGGGCGCTGGCGGTGCGGCTGACCGACTCGCCGGAGCCGCGGCCGGGCGACCTGGCCCGGGAGAAGCTGCACCTGACCACCACGGCGCTGCACCTGCGCCGCTCGGGCGCGCTGGGCTCGTACCGGCCGCTGGCGGCGGACGGCCCGGCCGCCGAGCACCTGGTGGCGTTCGGGCGCGGCGAGCGGGTGCTGGGCGCGGCGACCAGGCTGCCGTACGGGCTGCACCGGGCGGGCGGCTGGCGGGAGACGGTGCTGGAGCTGCCGCCGGGCCGCTGGACGGACCTGCTGACGGAGCGCCGCTTCACCGGCGGCCCGGTCGAACTGTCGTATCTGTTCCGGCAGTCGCCGGTGGCACTGCTCTCGGAGGGGTCGTGATGCGGTACGGGGTGTGGGCGCCGGACGCCAAGGTGGTCGAGGTCGAGGTCGGGGCGGTCCCGTACCTGCTGGAGCGCGATCCGGACCGGCCGGGCTGGTGGTGCGGCGAGGCGCCGGAGGGCGACTACGGGTTCCGGCTGAACGGGGGCCGGGCGCTGCCGGACCCGCGCTCGGCCCGGCAGCCGTTCGGCCCGGACGGGCTGAGCCGGCCGGTGGACCACGGCGCGTTCGCCTGGTCGGAGACGGCCTGGCGGGGGCGCCCGCTGCCCGGGTCGGTGGTGTACGAGCTGCACGTGGGCACCTTCACCCCCGGGGGCACGTTCGACGCGGCCGCCGAGAGGCTCGACCACCTGGTCGACCTGGGCGTGGACTTCGTCGAGCTGATGCCGGTGTGCGCGTTCCCGGGCCGCTCCGGCTGGGGGTACGACGGGGTGGACCTGTGGGCGGTGCACGAGCCGTACGGCGGGCCGGACGGGCTGAAGCGGTTCGTGGACGCGGCGCACCGGCGCGGGCTCGGCGTGATACTGGACGTGGTGCACAACCACCTCGGCCCCTCGGGCAACTACCTGCCGCAGTACGGCCCGTACTTCACCGACCGGCACCAGACGCCGTGGGGTTCGGCGGTCAACCTGGACGCGCCGGGCTCGGACGAGGTGCGGGCGTTCCTGGTCGGCAGCGCGCTGGCCTGGCTGCGGGACTACCGGATCGACGGGCTGCGGCTGGACGCGGTGCACGCCCTGGTGGACACCCGGGCCCGGCACTTCCTGGAGGAGCTCTCCGCCGAGGTGGGGAAGCTGGCGGCGGCGACCGGGCGCCCGCTGTTCCTGGTCGGCGAGTCGGACCTGAACGACCCGCGCACCACCGCCGCCCGGGAGGCGGGCGGCCAGGGCCTGGACGCGCAGTGGAGCGACGACTTCCACCACGCGCTGCACTGCCTGCTGACCGGCGAGTCGCAGGGCTACTACGCGGACTTCGCCGCCGACCCGTACGCGGCGCTCGCCAAGACCCTCACCGGGGGCTTCTTCCACGACGGGAGCTGGTCCTCGTTCCGGGAGCGCTCGCACGGCCGGCCGTTCCCGCCGGAGCGCGGGCACCGGCTGCTGGGCTACGCGCAGACCCACGACCAGGTCGGCAACCGGGCCACCGGCGACCGGCTCGCCGCGTCGCTGCCGCCGGGGCGGCTGGCCGCGGCGGCGGCGCTGGTGCTGACCTCGCCGTTCACGCCGATGCTGTTCATGGGCGAGGAGTGGGGCGCGGGCACGCCCTGGCAGTACTTCACCGACCACACCGACCCGCAGCTGGCCGAGGCCGTCCGGCAGGGGCGGCGGCGGGAGTTCGCCGGGCACGGCTGGCGGGCCGAGGATGTCCCGGACCCGCAGAGCCCGGAGACGGTGGCCGCCTCGACCCTGGACTGGTCCGAGCCGCAGCGCGCCCCGCACGCCGAACTGCTGTCCTGGTACCGGGAGTTGATCCGGCTGCGGCGGGCCGCCCCGGAGCTGGCGGACGGCGACCTGGCGGCGGTGCGGGTGCGCCACGACGCGGCGGCGGGCTGGCTGGCGGTGCACCGGGGCCGCTACCGGGTGCTGGTGCGGCTCGGCGGCGACGGCGGGCCGCTGCCCGTCCCGCTGGAGGCCCCGTTCGGCGAGGTGGCGGCCTCGTTCGGCGAGGTGGCGGCCGGGCCGGGCGGCGCGGTGCTGCTCGGCCCGGACGCGGTGGCGGTGGTGCGCACCGCCTGAGCGGGCGGTGGTGCGCACCGCCCGGCGCGGCCCTACCAGAGGTACTCGGCGATCCGGGCGTGCAGCCCGGCGGCGTCCAGGCCGTAGGCGGCCAGGTGCTCGGGGACCGAGCCGTAGTGCCGGTGCTCGGCCAGCGGCACTCCCAGGGACAGGACGCGGTGCGGCAGTTCGGCCAGCGCGTGGTGCGCCGCGCGCTCCGAGGTGCCCGCCAGGTAGGGCTCCACCAGCACCACGTCGGCCCGCTCGCCCAGCGCGGCGCGCAGGCCGGCCCCGTCGAACGGGCGGACGGTGGCCGCGTACAGCACCGTCACGTCCAGCGTCTCGGTGGCCGCCAGCACCGCGTCCAGCATCGGGCCGACCGCCAGCACCACGCCGGCGGCCCCGGAGCCCTGCCGCACGGCCAGGAACCGGCCCGGCGCGACGGGCCGGGGCTCGGCGTTCTGGTGCGCGGAGAGCCGGACGTACTGCCGGGTGTCGCCGGCGGCGACCGCGTGGCGCAGCAGCAGGTCGGCCTCGGCGGGGTGGCCGGGGACGTGCACGTGCCAGTCGGGCAGGGTGTCGAGCAGGGCGACGTCCCCCGGGGACATGTGGGTGCGGCCGCCGGCCGGCCAGTCGTAGGAGCCCGCGGCGGACACCAGGACGGCCCCGACGTCCTGGTGCACCAGGTCCAACTTGACCTGCTCGAAGGGCCGTTCGATCAGGAAGCTGGCGAAGGTGTGGGCGATCGGGCGCATCCCGGTCAGCGCCAGGCCGCCCGCGACGCCGATCAGCAGCTGCTCGCGGATGCCGACGTTGACCACCCGGTCGGGGTGGGCGCGGGCCGCTTCGGGGAACTGCGCGACCCCGATGTCGGCGAGCACCAGCGCGGTGCGCGGGTCGCGCTCCAGCAACTCGGTGACGGTGGCGGCGAACTGCTCGCGCATGGTCGCCTCGTGGGCGTCCCGCAGGGTGTTCCGCACGGTCTCTTCTCCCCTGTCCTCAGCTGTTCTTGGGTTCGGTGCGGGCCACCACCGCGTGCGGGCGGCCCGGGTGCGGGGCGGTGAACGCCCGGTACAGCTGCTCGTGGTCGCGGCCGTCGACGGTGGCCGTCGACCAGCCCTCGCCGGCGAAGCGGGCCGCGATGCCGCCGCTCCAGCCGTGGGTGGCCGAGGAGTTGTCGATCACGACGACGTTCAGCCGCTCCAGGCCGACCGCCCCGGCGAAGGCCACCGCCTCGTGGTTGGAGCCCTCGTCGAACTCGGCGTCCCCGATCAGCGTCCACACTGCCGGGCGCTCCAGCCCCTGCGCCCGCAGGCCCAGCGCGGTGCCCACCGCCAGCGGCAGGCCGTGGCCCAGCGAGCCGGAGCCGATCTCCGCGCCGGGCACCAGCACCCGGTCCGGGTGGTGCCCCAGCGGCGAGTCGTAGGCGCCGAAGCTGGGCAGCAGCTCCACCGGGAAGAAGCCCTTGGCGGCCAGCACCGCGTAGTACGCCATCGGGCCGTGACCCTTGGAGAGCAGGAACCGGTCGCGGTCCTGCGCGTCGACGTTGCCCGGGTGCACGTCCAGCACCCGGTCGTACAGCACCCACAGGGCGTCCAGGGTGGAGTGGGCGGCCGGGGAGTGCTTCTCGTCGCCGACCATCAGGGAGATCAGGCGCGGCAGGTCGGGGTACCCCGCCGCGGTGCGGGTCGCTTCGCTCGTCATGGGGAACAGCCTCCAACTTCAAGCTCGCTTGAAGTCAAGCGGCCGCGCCCCGTACCCTCGGGCGATGGCCCCCTCCCGGCACGACGTCCTCACCATCGGCCAACTCGCCGAGCGCAGCGGCCTGGCCGCCTCCGCGCTGCGCTACTACGAGAGCCTCGGGCTGATCCACTCCACCCGCACCGCCGGGAACCAGCGCCGCTACCCGCGCTCCGCGCTGCGCCGGATCGCCTTCGTCCGGGCCGCCCAGCAGGTCGGGCTCAGCCTCGACGAGGCCCGCGCCGCGCTCTCCCGGCTCCCCGAGGACCGCGCCCCCAGCACCCGCCAGTGGGACGCCGTGGCCGCCGCCTGGCAGCACCGGATCGACCGGCAGATCGACGAACTCCAGCTGATGCGCGCCAAGTTGACCGGCTGCATCGGCTGCGGCTGCCTCTCCCTGACCCGCTGCGGCCTCTACAACGCCGCCGACCGGGCCGGCGCCGCCGGGCCCGGCGCCCGCTACCTGCTCACCCGGGACCCGGACACCGGCCCCGAACCCGGGCCCGGCCCGGACGCCGAGGAGTGATCCACTTCTTTCCCGGCCCGCCGCCGCACCGCCCGGCGGGCCGTCTATGCTGCCCCCGAAAGCGCGTTCCACCGACGGGGAGCCGGACATGACCGACCATCAGGAAATCTCGCTCGACTGGATGTCCGGCGACCAGAGCACGCCGACCGCCACGCCGCCCTCCGCCGAACTGCGCCCCGAGGTGCCGCACCCGGCCCGGATGTACGACTACTACCTCGGCGGCAAGGACAACTTCCCCGCCGACCGGGCCGCCGCCGAGCAGGTCCTCGCGCTCAGCCCGCTGGTGCGGATCAGCGCCCGGGCCAACCGGGCGTTCCTGCAGCGGGCCGTGCGCACCCTCGCCGAGCAGGGCGTGCGCCAGTTCCTCGACATCGGCACCGGCATCCCCTCGGCCGGGAACACCCACGAGATCGCCCAGGCCGTCGACCCGTCCGCGAAGGTCGCCTACCTCGACAACGACCCGATCGTGCTGGTGCACGGCCGGGCCCTGCTCTCCGGCGCCCGCCCCGGCACCGTCAGCGTCCTGCAGGCCGACCTGCGCGAGCCCGGGGCGATCCTCGCCGACCCGGCCGTCCGCGAGCTGCTCGACCTCGAACGGCCGGTCGCCCTCCAGCTGTTCGCGATCCTGCACTTCATCGACGACGACGCCGACCCGTACGCGATCGTCCGCACCCTGGTCGACGCGCTGCCCTCCGGCAGCTACCTGGCGCTCTCGCACGCCACCGGCGACTTCGCCCCTCCGCAGGAGGCGGCCAAGGGCCCCGCCGTCTACCGGTCGGCGACCGCACAGCTCAGCATGCGCAGCCGCGAGCAGGTGCTGCGCTTCTTCGACGGCCTCGAACTGCTGGAGCCCGGCCTGGTCACCGCCCCGCTCTGGCGCCCCGACCAGGCCCCGCAGGACACCGACCACGAGGTCGCCATCTGGGCCGGCGTCGCCCGCAAGCCCTGACGGGCCCCGCGACCGCCGCGGCGGTGCGATCCCGGGCTCGCCGCACCGCCGAGAGGGAGCACCCGCCATGACCGCACCGCCGTCCGCCGCCTCCCCGGCCGCCGCCCCGCCGCCCGCCGTCCCGCCGCTGGTCGACGCCGGGTGGCTGGCTGCCCGGCTGGGCCGCCCCGGCCTGGTGGTCCTGGACGCGGGCGTCGGCGCGCACCGGCACCCGGACGCCCGGATCCCCGGGGCGCGCGCGTTCGACCTGGACGGCGCGCTGTCCGACCACGCCTCCGCGCTGCCGCACACCATGCCCTCCGCCGCCGACCTCCAGCGCGAACTGCGCGCCCTGGGCGTCGACGACGGCTCCACGGTGGTGGTGTACGACGGCGCGGGCGTGTACTCCGCCCCCCGCGCCTGGTGGATGCTGCGCGCCGTCGGCCTCGACCGGGCCGCCGTCCTGGACGGCGGGCTGCCGGCCTGGCGGGCCGCCGGGCACCCCGTCGACACCGGGCCCCGACTCCCCTGCCCCGCCGGTGACTTCACCGCCCGGCCGCGCCCGGGCCTGTTCGCCGACCGGGACGCCGTGGCCGCCGCCCTCACCGACCCGGACACCGCCGTGCTGGACGCCCGCGCCCACGAGCGCTTCACCGGCGCCGCCCCCGAACCCCGCCCCCACCTGCGCCGCGGCCACCTCCCCGGCTCCACCAGCCTCCCCTTCACCGACCTGCTCACCCCCGACGGCCGCTACCTCCCCCGACCGGCCCTGCACGAGCGCCTCACCGCCGCCACCGGCGGCCGCCCCCGCCTGATCACCTCCTGCGGCTCCGGCGTCACCGCCTGCGTCCTCGCCTTCGCCGCCCACCTCACCGGCCACCCCGCCCCCGCCGTCTACGACGGCTCCTGGTCCGACTGGGGCCGCCCGGAAACCGCCCTCCCGATCGCCACCGGCCCCTGAGCCCCTCGCACCCCCGAGCCCCTCGAGACCCCGAGCCGGGCCGCGCACCCGCCCGGTCAGGGGACGGCCTCGTCCGGCGGGATGGTCGGGGGGTGGGGCGGTCGGCGGGTGAGGCGGGTGGGCCACCACATGCGGTGGTCGAGGTCGGCGGTGAGGGCGGCGACCAGGACCGAGCGGACGACCAGGGTGTCGAGGAGGACGCCGAGGGCGACCGCGAAGCCGATCTCGGCGAAGCCGACCACGGGGAGGGTGCCGAGGACGGCGAAGGTGGCGGCCAGGATCAGGCCCGCGGAGGTGATCACGCCGCCGGTGGCGGCCAGGCCGGCCACCGCGCCGCGCCGGGTGCCGAGGCGGCCGGACTCCTCGCGCACCCTGGTCATCAGGAAGATGTTGTAGTCGATGCCGAGGGCCACCAGGAACACGAACACGAACAGCGGGAACGCCTGGTCCTGGCCCTCGAAGTGGAAGACGTGCGCGAAGAAGAACGCGCTGATGCCGAGCGCGGCCGCGTACGACAGCACCACGGTGGCGATCAGCACCAGCGGCGCGACCACCGCCCGCAGCAGCGCGGCCAGGATCAGCAGCACCACCGCCAGCACCAGCGGGATGACGACCCGGTTGTCGTGCGCGGCGGCCCGCCCGGCGTCCAGCACCACCGCGGTGGAGCCGCCGACCTGCGCGTCGGCGTCCGGCACCGCGTGCACGGCCGCCCGGACGCGGTCGACGGTCGCCTTGGCGGCCGCGGAGTCCGGCGGGTCGGCCAGGACGGCCGGGAAGTACGCCTCGCCGCCGGCCGTCACCGGCGGCCCGATCCCGGCGATGCCGGGCGTGCCCGCGGCGGCCTGCCGGACGGCGTCCAGCGGGGCGGCGGCGCTGATCACCGACAGCGGGGCGCCCGTGCCGCCGGGGAAGTGCGCGGCCAGCACCTGCTGGCCGGTGACGGAGTCGGGCTTGCCGGTGAAGGTGCCCGCGGCGCTCAGCCCGTTCGCGTTCAGCGACACCAGGCCGGCCGTGCAGGCGGCCAGCGCCAGCGCGGTGCCCACCCAGACCTTGCGCGGCCGGCCCGCGATCCAGCCGCCGACGTGCGCCCACCGGCCGGTGGCGGTCGGCTCGGGCGTGCCGTACTCCGGGCGCACCGGCCAGAACACCCAGCGCCCGCACGCCACCAGCAGCGCGGGCAGCAGCGTCAGCATCGCCACCAGCGCCACCACCACGCCGATCGCGCACACCGGGCCCAGGCCGCTGGTGGAGTTCATCTCGGCGACCATCAGGCACAGCATCGACGCGACGACCGTCGCCGAGCTCGCCAGGATCGCCGGACCGGCCCGGTGCAGGGCGGCGGCCATCGCCTCGTGCCGGTCCCGGTGGCGGCGCAGCTCCTCCCGGTAGCGGGCGGTCAGCAGCAGCGCGTAGTCGGTGCCCGCGCCGAGCACCAGCACGATCAGGATGCCCGCGCTCTGCGCGTTGACGGTCAGCCCGGCGTGCGCGGCGAACAGGTACACCGCGCCCTCGGCCACCGTCAGCGCCGCGCCCGCAGACAGCAGCGGCAGCAGCCACAGCACCGGGCTGCGGTAGGTGAGCAGCAGCAGGACGACCACCACCGTGACGGTGGCGTACAGCAGGGTGCCGTCGATGCCCTCGAAGGCCTTGGACTGGTCGGCGCCGATCCCGGCCGGGCCGGTGACGTGGGTGGCCAGGCCGGGCTGCGCGCCGGACGCGGCGGTGGCCCGCAGGCTGTCGACGGCCGGGCCGAGGTCGTTCCACCCGCTGTCGCCGGTGACCACCGGCACCACGGTCTGCAGCGCCCTGCCGTCCCCGGACTCGGTCGGGCCGACGATCGGCGCGGTGACGTGCGGGGCGTCGGCGAACTGCCGGGCGTCGCCCGCCGCCTTGGCCCGGTCCTCGACGGTGATGCCGCTCTCGCGCTGGTACACCACCACCGCGTCGGCGGTCTGCACCGGCTGGAAGCGCAGCTGGGCGTCCAGCACCCGGGTCGACTCGGCGTTCGCGGGCAGCCAGCTGGACGCCTGGTTGTCCTCGGCGCCGTTCAGCTTGCCCGCCAGCGGCGCGGCCACCAGCAGCACCAGCAGCCACAGGCCGAGCACCACCCACTTCGCGCGCCGCCCGCAGGGCAGCGCGGCCGCTCTTCTCCCGGGACTCATCACCACCGGCTTCCCGTCGCGACCCGCACCGGGCCCGGCCGGGCCCGCGCGCTCCCCCGTCCACCATCGCGCCCCGGCCGGAGCCCCGCACCCGGGCGCCGCACCCGGGCGGCCGTACCGCGGTGCCCGGGTGCGGCGCGCCGGGGGGCGGGCGGGCACGTTTGCGCGCCGGATCGGTGCGGGGACGAACCGACCAGGACACGAACCGCCGCGCTGTGGTAACCAGGACTTCGCCGATCATCACGGGGGATCTCTTTGACCGCGCCGACCTCACCCGACGGAACGCCGCCGTACCCGACCTCGCCGCCGCCCGTCCCGGGCGCGCCGCCCCCGCCCCGCCGGCTCGACCTCCAGGGCTGGAGCGCCGTGGTGACCGCCCTGGTGGGCGTCGCCACCCTGGGGGCCGGGTTCGCGGGCGGCTACCTCACCCAGTCGCAGGCCGCCCCCGACGGCGGACCGCGACCGACCGCGACCGTCACCGCGACGGTGACCGTCACGGCGACCGCACCGGGAGCCGCCCGCTCGACCGCCCCCTCGGCCACCGCACCGGCCGTCGACGCGCTGCCCAGCGGGGCGCCGACCGGCCCGGCGACGAGTGCCGTCCGGGTGCTGCTGGCCTCGCCGGACACCGGGCGCGGCGGGACGCGGACGGTGCTCACCGGGCAGGGGTTCCCGCCCGACACCGTGGTCCGGGTCTCCTTCGTGGTCAAGACCGACGGCCTGGAGTACCAGCACCGGGACTTGCGGGACACCAAGTCCGACGCCGACGGCGCCTTCTCGGTCGAGGTCTCCGTCCCGTCCGACCTGAAGGACTACCAGGGCAAGAACACCTACCTGCGCGCCCAGCCCGGCACCGGCAGCAGCAGCACGAAGTACAGCGACACGGTGTTCAACCTGCTGCCCTGACCCGCCGCTCCGACCCGGCGTCCTGATCCGGCGTCCTGACCCGGCGTCCTGACCCGCCGTCAGCCCCGGCGCCGCTCCAGCTCCCGCCACAGCTCGTCGACGCGGGCGGCCAGCTGCGCCAGGTCCCCGCTGTTGTCGAGGACCAGGTCGGCGATCGCCAGCCGCTCCGCGCGGCCGGCCTGGGCGGCCATCCGGGAGCGCGCCTCGTCCTCGGCCATGCCGCGCAGGTCGACCAGGCGGCGCAGCCGCTCCGCGTCCGGCACGTCGATCACCACGACCAGGTCGTACAGCGGGGCGAGGCCGTTCTCGGCGAGCAGCGGGACGTCGTGCACCACGACCGCGTCCGGGCCCGCCGCGGCCTCCAGTTCGGCGGAGCGGGCCCGCACCAGCGGGTGCACGACGGCGTTCAGCTTCGCCAGCCGGGCCGGGTCGGCGAAGACCACCCGGCCGAGCGCGGGGCGGTCCAGCGTGCCGTCCGGGAGCAGCACCCCGGGGCCGAACTCGGCGGCCACGGCGGCCAGTCCGGGCGTCCCGGGGGCGACCACCTCGCGGGCGATCACGTCCGAGTCGACGATCACCGCGCCGTGCGCGGCCAGTCGGCGGGAGACCTCGCTCTTGCCCGCGCCGATCCCGCCGGTCAGTCCGATCCTCAGCATGCCGCCAGGCTACCGGCCCGCCCCCGGCCCGGTGCGGGCGG
The window above is part of the Kitasatospora sp. NA04385 genome. Proteins encoded here:
- the soxR gene encoding redox-sensitive transcriptional activator SoxR, whose protein sequence is MAPSRHDVLTIGQLAERSGLAASALRYYESLGLIHSTRTAGNQRRYPRSALRRIAFVRAAQQVGLSLDEARAALSRLPEDRAPSTRQWDAVAAAWQHRIDRQIDELQLMRAKLTGCIGCGCLSLTRCGLYNAADRAGAAGPGARYLLTRDPDTGPEPGPGPDAEE
- a CDS encoding SAM-dependent methyltransferase, producing MTDHQEISLDWMSGDQSTPTATPPSAELRPEVPHPARMYDYYLGGKDNFPADRAAAEQVLALSPLVRISARANRAFLQRAVRTLAEQGVRQFLDIGTGIPSAGNTHEIAQAVDPSAKVAYLDNDPIVLVHGRALLSGARPGTVSVLQADLREPGAILADPAVRELLDLERPVALQLFAILHFIDDDADPYAIVRTLVDALPSGSYLALSHATGDFAPPQEAAKGPAVYRSATAQLSMRSREQVLRFFDGLELLEPGLVTAPLWRPDQAPQDTDHEVAIWAGVARKP
- a CDS encoding sulfurtransferase, with amino-acid sequence MTAPPSAASPAAAPPPAVPPLVDAGWLAARLGRPGLVVLDAGVGAHRHPDARIPGARAFDLDGALSDHASALPHTMPSAADLQRELRALGVDDGSTVVVYDGAGVYSAPRAWWMLRAVGLDRAAVLDGGLPAWRAAGHPVDTGPRLPCPAGDFTARPRPGLFADRDAVAAALTDPDTAVLDARAHERFTGAAPEPRPHLRRGHLPGSTSLPFTDLLTPDGRYLPRPALHERLTAATGGRPRLITSCGSGVTACVLAFAAHLTGHPAPAVYDGSWSDWGRPETALPIATGP
- a CDS encoding MMPL family transporter: MSPGRRAAALPCGRRAKWVVLGLWLLVLLVAAPLAGKLNGAEDNQASSWLPANAESTRVLDAQLRFQPVQTADAVVVYQRESGITVEDRAKAAGDARQFADAPHVTAPIVGPTESGDGRALQTVVPVVTGDSGWNDLGPAVDSLRATAASGAQPGLATHVTGPAGIGADQSKAFEGIDGTLLYATVTVVVVLLLLTYRSPVLWLLPLLSAGAALTVAEGAVYLFAAHAGLTVNAQSAGILIVLVLGAGTDYALLLTARYREELRRHRDRHEAMAAALHRAGPAILASSATVVASMLCLMVAEMNSTSGLGPVCAIGVVVALVAMLTLLPALLVACGRWVFWPVRPEYGTPEPTATGRWAHVGGWIAGRPRKVWVGTALALAACTAGLVSLNANGLSAAGTFTGKPDSVTGQQVLAAHFPGGTGAPLSVISAAAPLDAVRQAAAGTPGIAGIGPPVTAGGEAYFPAVLADPPDSAAAKATVDRVRAAVHAVPDADAQVGGSTAVVLDAGRAAAHDNRVVIPLVLAVVLLILAALLRAVVAPLVLIATVVLSYAAALGISAFFFAHVFHFEGQDQAFPLFVFVFLVALGIDYNIFLMTRVREESGRLGTRRGAVAGLAATGGVITSAGLILAATFAVLGTLPVVGFAEIGFAVALGVLLDTLVVRSVLVAALTADLDHRMWWPTRLTRRPPHPPTIPPDEAVP
- the coaE gene encoding dephospho-CoA kinase, with amino-acid sequence MLRIGLTGGIGAGKSEVSRRLAAHGAVIVDSDVIAREVVAPGTPGLAAVAAEFGPGVLLPDGTLDRPALGRVVFADPARLAKLNAVVHPLVRARSAELEAAAGPDAVVVHDVPLLAENGLAPLYDLVVVIDVPDAERLRRLVDLRGMAEDEARSRMAAQAGRAERLAIADLVLDNSGDLAQLAARVDELWRELERRRG